The stretch of DNA CAGGCGAACTTGCGGTGAGTCGGGGACGGGGGGCGAGCGAAGCGAGGAGCAAAAGACCGGCTGGCGGCGGTGGAAGAACCTCCGGTGCTTTCCCGGAGGTTCTGAAATCAGAGCCACTCGGTCTTCGGCGGCCCTCCAGCGCTAGGCTGAGCGCACGATGCTCCGCTACCGCACCTTTACCGAGGCCGATTTCGAGGCCCTCGCCCAGCTCGACCTCACCGCCCAGCACATGGCCGATCCCGCTTTCGACACTCTGCCGGAGCGCGAGCGCACGGGCCGCCTGAGCACCAGCCTCGCCGCCCTGAAGTTCTACGAGCGCAGCGAACATTCCTTCGTCGCGCAGGGGGAGGGGACAGGCCTCGCGGGGGCCGTCCTCGCCCAGCATGTCTGGCAGGGGGACCGGCCCATCGTCCTGGTGCGGTCGCT from Deinococcus sp. HSC-46F16 encodes:
- a CDS encoding DUF1999 domain-containing protein gives rise to the protein MLRYRTFTEADFEALAQLDLTAQHMADPAFDTLPERERTGRLSTSLAALKFYERSEHSFVAQGEGTGLAGAVLAQHVWQGDRPIVLVRSLLLAPDAPGEAAAGLLHAVVKSAYDSAVYEVHFPVTPALEGAAQQEEAHLVGGYGVCHLGTRAVTAPGTRLARADGGAA